AATGAACTAATTAAATGATAGAATAATAGGGATGGAAAAGATACCTATTTGTATGTAGTACATGTAGTattccattaaataaatataccacaatttgtttatccattctccttttCAGGTACATTTGGGATGTTTCTATTTCAAGGCTATtaagaataaagctgctatgagaattcatatacaaattttttaaaggcatatgttttcattttcttgagtgAACATCTAGGAGAGAAATTGTTGAGATACAGTGTAGGTGTATgctaactttttaagaaactgccaaaccagTTTCCAAACAATTGCACCATTTTATTATCTCCCCAACAATACATGATCATTTCAGTTGTTCAACATCAATATTATCATTCATTGAAACGTTAATCATTCTAAGATTAAAAGGTGTGAATGGtttctcattgcagttttgagagtgttgagtatcttttcacgTGCTTATTGGCCATCCTGTGTCTTCTTTTGTGAGAAACGGTcaaatactttgcccattttaaaaaatggctgtaTGTCTTTTACTATTGAGTGGTTAAGAGTTCTTCACATATAAGTTCCGGATacaagttttttgtgtgtgtttgtgtgtgtgtatgtgtgtcttgaaaatatttttactcctCCTGTGATTGTgccttttcattcatttgttgttgttatgtccaaatattatgagggtacaaacgttttggttacataaattgcttctgTACTTTGCATCAAAGTTATAAGGTGCTGCTCCCCCAGATACTGtgcattgtacccaataggtgtgaatttaccaattccctcctccccttcatCTGCTTGAtttcaatgaatattatttccataagtgcacataagtattgatcgattagctccaatttaatggtgagtacatgtggtgtttgttttgccattcttgtgacacttcacttagaagaatggtcagtctccagttctatccaaattaataaaagaggtattagttcaccactttttatggctgagtagtactccatggtatacatataccacattttattaatccactcatgtactgatgggcacttaggttgtttccacatttttgcaaatgtgaattgtgctgcaataaacatttaagtgcaggtggattttttgtttttatagaatgtctttttttcctttgggtaaatacccagtagtgggattgctggatcaaatggtagttctgtgTTTAGtcctttgaagtatctccatactcctttccatagaggttgcattagttttcagtcccaccagcagtggatgagtgctcctatctctccacatctatgccaacatttgttgttttgggactattttcttttctttttttttttttctttttttgagacaaagtcttgcattgttgcccaggctagagtgagtgccatgggctcagcctacctcacagcaacctcaaactcctgggctcaagcaattctgctgcctcagcctcccgagtacctgggactacaggcatgcaccaccatgcccggcttattttttctatgtatattagttggccaattaatttctttctatttatagtagagacgggttctcactcttgctcaggctcgtttcgaactcctgacctcaagcaatccacccacctcggcctcccagagtgctaggattacaggcatgagccaccacgcctggccttgttttgggactttttgataaaagccattctggatggaattaagtgatatctcactgtggttttgatttgcatttccctgatgattagagatgttaagcattttttcatgtttgttggtcatgTTTGTTGGTCTATGTTCTTCtgaaagatttctgttcatatcttttgcacactttttaatggggttgtttgatttttttcttgctgatttgctcgAGTTCTTCACACATTCTAACTGcactctcatctctcacaaaaatcaactcatgatggatgacagacttaaacaaaggcatgaaaccataagaattctagaagaaaatgttggaaaaactcttacagacactggcctagacaaagaatttatgaaaaagaccccaaaagcaatcacagcaacaacaaaaataaatggggcctgatcaaattaaaaagcttctgcacagccgagGAAACAATTATTAAagagaatagacaacctacagaatgggagaaaatattttcatcttgttgtttttgagacagggtctcactctgttgtccaggctaatgtgcagtggcatgatcatagctcactgcaacctcatacttctgggctcaggcaatcttcctggctaagccttccaaatagctggaactacagatgtgcaccaccatgcccaactaatttttataaaattttttttgtacagGTGGAATGCTATCATTACCCAGCTTGGTCttcaacttctgacctcaagcaatcttcctgcctcagcttcccaaagtgctaagatcacaggtgtgaagccaccatgcctgccttgccttttcattttcttaatggtgttttTCGAAGAATAGAAGTTTCATAGTTTGAAGTCTAATGTATCAATATTCTTCCTTTATGGTTAGTACATTTTGTGTCCTAAGAAATATTTCCTAATCCAACATAATAAAGATATTCTATTATGGTTTCTTCTAGAGGTTTTACAATTTTAGcatttacatttagatctatgatcaaTTTCAAATGAGTTTTTGTGTATGTTGTGAGGCAGAGATAAACATTGTTTCCTTACAACATTTCCTTACAACATTCAGTTAtttcagcaacatttattgataagactttattttctccattgaattacctTGACAACTTTGTCAAATTGACACAATATGATTAATTTCTGAACTCTATTCTAAACCATtggtctatttatttattcttttatcattaCTATACTTTCTTGATAACCATAGCTATAATAAATCTTAATATCAGGTAGGATAAGTCctacaactttctttttctttctcaagattgtttagGCTATACTAGATCCTTTGAATTTtcatcatataaattttagaattagcttgtgaatttctaaaaaaaatactcaatgtcaTTTTCCTGGAACAGTGTTGAacctatagatcactttggggtAAAGTTGACTctgtaaaaatattaagttttataaaCCATAAACATAGTATATCTCTGCATTTATTTAGTAGTCTTTAATTTCTCAgcaatatttttactgtacaaGTTTTGcagatttattcataaaattaattagcaagtattttatgttctttagtgttaatgaaaaaagttttgttttattcatttcatttaccAGTTGTTTATTGGTACTACATAgaacaacttaaaatataattgatttatgtctttatccactttttgatgaggttatttggggttttttgtttgtttgttttatttttatttttatttttttttctgatttgagttctttgtagattctggatattagccctttgtcagatgtgtagtttgcaaatactttctcctattcgcaagttgtctatttattctgttgattatttcctttgctatacaGAGACTTTAGTTTGATTAagtccatttctttatttttgctgttgctgtatttgcttttggagtATTACACATAacttctttgcttaggccaatgtccaatgtccagaagagtttttcctaagttttcttctagaatttttatggtatcaggtcttacatttaaatcttttttttttttttgagacagactctcgctttgttgtccaggctagagtgagtgccgtggcgtcagcctagctcacagcaacctcaaactcctgggctcgagcgatccttctgcctcagcctcccgagtagctgggactacaggcatgagccaccatgcccggctaattttttatatatatatatcagttggccaattaatttctttctatttatagtagagacggggtctcgctcttgctcaggctggttttaaactcctgaccttgagcaatccgcccgcctcggcctcccaagagctaggattacaggcgtgagccaccgcgcccggccttacatttaaatctttaatccatcttaacttaaattttgtatatggtgagagatagaggtccaattttattcttttgcatgtggctatccaattttcccagcaccatttattaaatagggcatCCTTttcacagtgtatgtttttgcctgcgtTGTCAAAATAagttggttgtagctatatggctttatttctgggttctttattctgttccattggtctatgtgtctacttctatgcagttttggttactataaccttatactataatttgaagtcagataacataatgccttcagatttgttctttttgcttaggattactttggctatttgggatcttttttggttccatagtaagtttagaattgtttttttctaagtctGTGAAAAAGAAGATACTTTTTGCTGATACTGTTTGCTGATACTATGatgttatacctagaaaaccctaagatGCCACTAAAAAACCTCTTAgatctgataaacaaattcagtaaaatttcaggctacaaaatcaacatacaaaatttttagcatttatatacaccaataacgaactagctgagaaagaaatcaagaaggcaatctcatttacaacagctataataaaattaaatacttaggaatacatttaaccaagcAGGTGAAAAgcctctacaaggaaaactacaaaatgttgatgaaagaaattgaaaatgacaaaaacaaatgagaagaCATCTCATACTCATGCactagaagaattaatatcattaatatgaCCATGCAACCCAAaccaatctacagattcaatgcaatccctatcaaaataccaatgtcattttttacaaaaatattaaaaaattctaaaatttgtatggaatcaAAAAAAGCCTCAATAGccaagcaatcctgagcaaaaggaacaaagctggaggcatcacactgcctgacttcaaaatttactacagggctatagtaaCCACAACAGTATTGTACTGGTATAAATACAGACACaccagaccaatggaacagaagagcaaacccagaaataaatccatttatttacaGCCAaccaatttttgacaaaggtgccaagaacacacattggGAAAAAGAcaccttcttcaataaatggtgttgggaaaattggatatccatatgcagaagaataaaactggactcctatctctcatcatatattaatatgaaaattaactcaagattAATTAGATTTAAACATAAGGccccaaattataaaactaatagaagaaaaaattacaggGAATATTTCAGAACATTGGTCTACACAAAGATTTTATAGCCAAGATCTCAAAATCAtagtaaacaaatataaaaatagacaaatgggactatattaaaataaaaggcttctgcatagcaaaggaaacaacagagtgaagagacaacctgttgaatgagagaaaatattttcaagatattCATCTGACATGGAactaatacccagaatatacaaggaCCTCAAATATCTCAACAGCAAAGCACTGAAAAATCCCATTAAAAGGTGGACAAAGGacagaatagacatttttcaaaatgggtatatgaaaaaatactcaacattactaattatcaaggaaatgcaaatcaaaaccacaatcatatatcatcttatcccagttagaatgtctattattaaaaaggcaaataataatagatgttggtaaagatacagagaaaagggaactcatacactgttggtatgaatgtaaattagtatagccactatggaaaacaggatggagatttctcaaaaacctaaaaataggaccaccatatgatccagcaatccttctacctGAATACTTCTTTTCCTGCCTTTAGTTTACCTTTTCCCCTTTGCTTCTCTGGGTTTTTCTTGTGTAATCATTTCTGTTGCTGActtcaataaatgaatgcatttgtTAATTGTGTAGCTACATGTTATATTGTACCAAGTTAAACATGCTTTGTTCATGACACCCTAGTGGGTCTGAAAGTGCACCAATGTTTTCCCTATCGTTTTAAATTTTGAGCTCAGATTGTACAAAATTTAGGCAACAGTAAACTTTACACAATGTTACACAAAACATAGTTTACTGCATTCATCATTTGCTGAAAACTTAACTGCTCCAGTATCCCTTGCCTACAAATTCTTGGACTTggcaaataacacatttttttttggcTTGAACTAAAATCAGATTGTTGCTTAATGCATTATATTTGAAGCTTTGTGTTTGTATGCTTTGTATTTTGCCAACTTTTTGGTCAATGAATTATAGCTTAcctttattctcttctctttagTTCCCttcttccaaaatatataaagacagGCAATGATATCCATTGTCTGTTACTCTATTTTGAAGAGTCTCTGATGTCTAGGAATGGGCATCCCTTTTTTACTAGATAATCTCTGCTTTCTGGCCATTAATTGGATACCTAATTGTTGGTCAGATGAAAGCTAGAAAAATTCTATGCCAGATTTAAATAGGAGTGAGTGCTTGTATTGTTTGAATACATTCACATATTTGAATATCTTTGAATGAGGTTATTTCTGCTTATCTATTAATGACTTGTATTTATCTATTAAACTTTGTAGTTCTTTCTTGTTCTTTAGCTGTTTTGAGTACTGAAAGTAAACTACAGAAATATTACTATAAGTTTCAGAAATGGTCCCATAAAACAAAATCTAGATTATTAAGACTtacctctatttcttttcttagtttttcatgTGTCCTTTTTGTTTCCTCAAGAAAACAAGTTTTTTCAATGATAGATTCTTTTACAGCTATAATTTTATCCTTTAACTTTGCAATGTCTTCctgtatgtttataaaatttgaaatatacaagTCAAAAAAGGAATAGACAATATAAATTCAAGATTTTCAGTGTTTCTACAATTTAAGAAAACCAGccaaatcaaaatttaattttgataaataggATTAGGATATTACTTCTATGTGTTTACAGAATAAACCGTTATTCAAACAAACCTCCCTTAGATTTGACAACATATAactaaaaaccaaatgaaaataagaCATAAAGGAAAGTGATAGTTATGGTGGCACTTGCCCAACAACAGTGTAAAGAATACTTTTTAATTCTCTAGCAAGAAATGATCTATATTTTAAGTTTGTATCTTCCACTGTCTTCCAAACATAAAGAAATAGATGCTTAAGATGTAACTATTAATTCATATTATTTGCATAAAGCATTAAGCATACTAAATTGATTTGAATTGGTCTGGATCCATTAGCATAGAAGCTAAGGCTTCAACATTTTTGTGAATTACACTTTCTGTAACAAATGAATCAATTGTTCACTGTGATTTTGTTTGaccatatattttcataaatccACAGGGGATTTGTGGATGTTTCCTTAATGTATTTGCATATTTCAGATAGTGTTATATAAGACATGTACTTATCCAACTTTTCAAAAATTGTTAAAACAATTCTGTAGTAGAATAGCTAtgagtatttttattcatttaatgaatTTATCATTTAATGTACTTACAAAAAAGAAGTAATAGAAAATTTTGCTAAGTAATAATTCAAACCTGTACTTGTGTTATTCGGTTCCCTCCTGGATTTTGGAGATCTTTCACAagttcatttttcattgtttttagttttttaacaaGATCTTGTTTTTCATGGAGTTCAGTCATAAATGACCATTTACTTTCTACCTCCCCCAAACTATctttatgtgcttttatttttacatagtatgcattatattttatcttGTGTTCCTCAAAATCTTCTTGGGCCATTTCTATGTCAAATTTAAGCTTCACATTTTCTGAATGTAAGGATTTGATTTGAGTTTCCAGGTTTTCACACTGAAGTTTGCTGTTCTCTATTGCAACATCTTGAAGATAAActtgtctttttgtttctttattttctgcatagACAGCTGCTATTTGTTTTTCAAGCTCAAGAAGTTCattctgtaatatattttaatagtatcaTTATTAATTCATGATATTAAACATGAGAGGAAAGTCATTGTTTTGATTCATAATGCATGTAGAAAAAtcacttaacataaaatatatatctatcaGTTAAAAAACTGATACATTATGGAAGAAAACATGTAGTAAAGTAACACAATCATTTTATAATCTCAGAAGGATCTGAGAATTAtagatttcttatattttaatgttcatctaattctaaatattaaaactgcatcattttatcttaataatttatatataaaagatatttgataaacattttaatagttataGACATCAGAAGTACACAATCAAGAAAGACAATATGATAAACATGATAGAGCCCTGAGTTAAGAATCAAAAATCTAGGTTCTAGTGCCCTTACTATTTACTAGCATGTATGATCATGCATAACAAACTTAATTACCCCATCCaatcttcagtttcttcatttgtaaaatgagtataAAGATACCTAGTTTGCCTCCCTGGGTGGAACTTGGCATTGCTAGCCAGTGCCTTCTTATAAAGCCCAGTTTCCATTCCACCACTCTTTTCTGATTCTCCTTAGATATCTCTGAGCATTCCTTCTCAATCTCAATAgttatttcaaatatacattttcctCAGAGTTCAGTCTTCataatttcctcttttcattgtatatatactCCTTGGATAATTTCATCTATGTTCACATCTTGAGCTATGTTATCTGCTGATGATTCACAGAATATAAGTGGCTGTTGAGTTCTATACCCAGCTGGCACTGGCCATCCCAAATTCATCATGTTTGAAAACTAGATTAATCCTTCCCCAGACCCTAATGTATTCCCTCTTGTACCAGTTATCTATTGCCAGAACCACACCTCAGTGGCATACAACAACAAATAAGTGTTTATTACTGACATGACTAGGAGCAGCTGGGGTTGGCTAGGTGGTTCTGCTGATCTTGGTTGGGTTTGCTCAAATGTCTGGGAGTTGGCTGATTATAAGATGATACAGGTTGGCTTTAACTGGGAAGATGGGGATGTCTTGGCTTTGCTTTATGTATATCTTCTCCTCCAGTGGGCCAGCCCAGACATGTCCTTCTCATAATAATGGAAGATGCAGAAGAGTGGAAGTTCAATTATGtaagagtttttaaaagcttttacttGAATCACATCTGCTAACACCTCAGCAAGTCACGTGATCAAACTCAGAGTCACAGGGTGGAAGTGTGGCCACCATTATGGGAGAGCACTGAGCATTGTAATGGTATGGCAAAGGGTGTGGATATACAGAGCAATAAAAAATAgggaccaggccgggcgctgtggctcacgcctgtaatcctagctcttgggaggccggggcgggcggattgctcaaggtcaggagttcaaaaccagcctgagcaagagcgagaccccgtctctactataaacagaaagaaattaattggccaactgatatatatataaaaaaaaaattagccgggcatggtggcacatgcctgtagtcccagctactcgggaggctgaggcagaaggatcgcttgagcccaggagtttgaggttgctgtgagctaggctgacgccagggcactcactctagcctggacaacaaaagtgagactctgtctcaaaaaaaaaaaaaaaaaaaaaatagggaccAAAAGTTTAAATTACCACATCTCTATATTCCTAAACTTAGTCAATGATACCACCTTGGGAGCCACTGATTCGTCCCTTCACTTTATTATCTACATCTAACTGTTCCTCACATTCTTCAGATCCTCCAACCAAAATAACTATGCAGGCCATCTGCCATCCTCCTTTTTTCTATCTAGTATGGTCattctctttaaataaataattcattggGAGGAAGGTACTATGTTAGAAAGGCAAACCCCCTCTATCCTTTTCCTGGTAGAGACAGGAGAGGTGGATTCACTGAAAAGTAAAACGTACAGATGAGCCTCAGTTCTTATCTCTAGCTCTGACATTTCAAATGCCCATTTGACATTTCAATTTGGATGTCTAAAAGACATGTCAAGTAGACATATTCaggaaaaatcattttacttaCATACCAAACATATTCCTCTCCTAgtctttctgattttaatgaaCTATACCACTTTCTACCTGGATGCCCAAAAGCCTGAAAGTCATTCTTGACTTTCCTTTCCATTACCCCTCACTACCTATTTACCAGCAAGTCTGATGGCTGGGCCCCCAGAATAAAACTCCCAATTCACTTCTGAACAAGTTTTGTAGTGTGACCTAACTTGTAACTCATCTCCGTTTCCATTCTCCCCAGAGCCCCAACTAGAGTTCACATGTCAGGCAGAagaatctttctaaaacataaatcttATTATGTTATTTCCCTGCTCAAGATCCTCCAGTGGTTTTTCCActgaattaacaaaaaaaattccaatcCCTCAAAGTGGTTTACAAGGCCATGGATGCCCTAGTCCCTATCTACTCTGCCACCTTTCTCATCTACTACTCTCCTTTTTTTCTAGCCCTTCTGTTGATTAAACATGTCTAGTTCCCTCCTACCTAAAGGCATTTTTAATTgttgatccttctgccttaaaATTCTCTACCCCTAGTTATTACCTGTTGGGTCTTTGTCTTTTACAATTCAGCTTATTATTCCTCATAACAGTCTTCCCtgaatcaaaatataaattaaccaCCCACCCTCATCCCTGATTTACTGTCTACACATTACCCAATTGTATTCCCTTTGTAACACATCAATCTTTGAAATCATcttcattttgcttatttctttattgCCTGCCTCCCTTGACTACAAAGTAAGCTCTGTGGCTACAGGAACCTTGTCTGTCTCCTAAACCACCATCATCCCAGTGCTTAAAACAGGAACTGGcacaaagtagatgctcaataaatatttattaaaagagtGAATGAGTGATGCACAAAGAATGGGCAGGAAAAGGACCTATGCACTGCCAGATACATCAGACTATCAAGTCTACTGATCAATATAGTGAGAGTTGACATTTCCACTAATTTGGTCATGACCTCTTCTCTTTCATGGACAATAATTAACTGTCAACTTCTCTTATTGGCATTAGTGCCTTTCTCCTTTAATCCATTTCTACCCTTACactagaattatatatttttttctctatctcctcccctcctctgtctcctctttatcttcctcttcttcctctctctccccacttctcTCTTTGTTTATAGCTTTGAGGAAAATTTCTATAAACTTGACATATTTAGAACttacaatttgatgaattttgacattCTTATATGCTCATGAAGCCATTGCCATAATTAAGGCAAGCAACATAGCCATTATCCACCAAAACTTCCTCCTGATGTTTTGCACTCCACCCCTACATCTCCATtcctaggcaaccactgatctgctttctatcaCTAAACATTAGTTTGATTCTcaagaactttatataaatagaattatcatttaatatattctcacttctttcagttagcataattacgttgagattcatccatgttgatgtatgtatcaatagttcttccctttttattgctgaataggtATTCCATTGTAGTAGTAAACCATACTTTGTTTATTGATTCATCTAATTGATAGGCCTTTGGGTTACTTCCAGTTTTCCAGCAGACCTATACATTTATTTCTCCTGGATAAATATCTAGCAATTAAAtggctggattatatggtagggATAGGGTTAACCTTTTAAGAAACAATAAACTATTTTCCTAAttggttgtatcattttacatacTCTCCCACTGAGAGTCTGAGTTAGATGGAACTACTACAACAACATGGTATGGTCAGTCTGTTTagatttagccattctaatgggtggtgtatatataatgcaaatttaaatacattgccagatgtgttttcaaatattttctcgcAATCTGTGACAACCCAAATGCCCAAAAGGTATTAGCAAGGACACCTAATCTTTGTTTTCATAACAGTGTATTTTGAggagcaaatttttaaaaaaatttttgatgaaATACACCAAATATTTGTgttctattaaagaaattattgcCAAACCCAACATCACTGAGcctttctcttatgttttcttctagacattttgtagttttatctCTTATATTCAAGCCTATGGTTCATATtgacttattaataatttttgtgtatggcacgaggtaaaatttgaagtttttcctttttttttttttttgcatgatgATATCCAATTGTTCCTCACTATTTGGTGAAAAGATTATCCTTCTCCAATAAATTGCCCTGGCACTTCTTCCAAAATCAATAGATATGTGTCATGCTATTTCTGGACACTTTATTCCATGGATCTATATGTTTAGCTTTAGGTTATATCATATTGTCCTGATTACTACActctataataaatattaaatcaggTAGTATGGTATCAtaaaaggtattttttctttgttcctggttcttggtacaaagctcctaaaacccttgtctttttagtctattttgtgttgctataaaggaatactttaggctgggtaatttatttagaaaatgatttgACTCACAATTATgactggaaagttcaagattgggcatctgcATCTGACGAAAGCCTTGGGtggcttccactcatggcagaaggtgaacaGGAACCAGTGTGTGCAATGATTATTAATACGTGGCAAGAGAAGAATCAAGGGTGGAGGAGCTGCCAGGCTCTTTTTGATGACCAGCTTGCAGGGGAATTAATAGAGTGAGAACCGACTCACCCCCAAGGGAagacattaatctattcatgagggatctgcccccatgacccaaagaCCTCTCCATCAGTCCCCACTTCTAACATTCGGGAACAAATTTCAACATAAGGgctggaggggacaaacatctaCCATAGTACTTTGGAATTTCCTAACTGATAAGGGTGATaggaacatttttt
This window of the Microcebus murinus isolate Inina chromosome 13, M.murinus_Inina_mat1.0, whole genome shotgun sequence genome carries:
- the CCDC122 gene encoding coiled-coil domain-containing protein 122, with product MWRMSDNIARKTQGLPKKVIGNQDTSSLTDAVEQVAKQQQSQASEIEKNKKVLFQIENELLELEKQIAAVYAENKETKRQVYLQDVAIENSKLQCENLETQIKSLHSENVKLKFDIEMAQEDFEEHKIKYNAYYVKIKAHKDSLGEVESKWSFMTELHEKQDLVKKLKTMKNELVKDLQNPGGNRITQVQEDIAKLKDKIIAVKESIIEKTCFLEETKRTHEKLRKEIEVQHKRYDAILKRLRCQVNKLQSHRRQWQWNIQQLENTAAELRKRTGMQE